A part of Ananas comosus cultivar F153 unplaced genomic scaffold, ASM154086v1, whole genome shotgun sequence genomic DNA contains:
- the LOC109706412 gene encoding probable galacturonosyltransferase 7, which translates to MKGYAAAAAAPPGKRRWRCLAVAVLALVFCSLLVPLAVLLGLHHNRFPSGYLTDDHSASEFSFGVYEHLDGGRKHSSSQGDGSRIDDLVKKLAPTFAKDLTTNIASQSDGNEYEKNGRFTSDNVQASVPPKGAVYKNNTAHYKNRDTHQVVSREASSLNTKSDGIDWKENVTEGSAGDESGKSCQLLFGSYCLWSLEHKEVMKDSTVKRLKDQLFVARAYYPSIAKLQGQEKLTYELKQHIQEHERMLSEAISDADLLPVVDKKIQRMDEIIAKAKSCAVDCHNIDKKLRQLVDLTEDEAHFHMKQSAFLYHLGVQTMHKSLHCLSMRLTVEYFKSSSVDMELPDADKLENPNFHHYVIFSLNVLAASVTINSTVMNSEESENLIFHLVTDRQNFYACKHWFVRNRYKEATVHVLNFDDLKTEHLNNLGIQQLSPSEEFRVSIRNTARQSPMLMRTEYISVFGHSHFLLADIFSNLNKVVVLDDDVLVKKDLSFLWNLDLQGKVIGAVQYCRVRLRQLGAYLGGLKHDANSCAWMSGLNVVDLEKWRDRKVTEVYHGLHRKFHNGSEASWRAATLPTTFLAFQDLIYPLQNSLVQSGLGHNYGVTHGALKNAAALHYNGNMKPWLELGIPKYKKYWKKYLTREEQFMSGCNVNP; encoded by the exons ATGAAGGGCtacgcggccgcggcggcggcgccgccggggAAGCGGAGGTGGAGGTGCCTCGCGGTGGCGGTGCTCGCCCTCGTCTTCTGCTCCCTCCTCGTCCCCCTCGCCGTTCTCCTCGGCCTCCACCACAACCGCTTCCCCTCCG GGTACTTAACTGATGATCACTCTGCATCG GAATTTAGCTTTGGGGTTTACGAGCATCTTGATGGTGGTAGAAAGCATAGTTCTTCACAG GGTGATGGGTCGAGAATTGATGATCTCGTGAAGAAACTGGCACCAACTTTTGCGAAG GATCTGACCACCAACATAGCAAGTCAGTCTGATGGCAATGAATATGAGAAGAATGGTAGATTCACTAGTGACAATGTCCAAGCTAGTGTACCTCCAAAGGGTGCTGTCTATAAGAATAATACCGCACATTATAAAA ATAGGGACACACATCAAGTTGTGTCGAGAGAAGCATCGTCTCTGAATACAAAA AGTGATGGCATTGATTGGAAGGAGAATGTTACAGAAGGTTCAGCTGGTGACGAGAGTGGAAAATCTTGTCAGCTTTTATTTGGAAGCTACTGCCTTTGGTCCCTAGAACACAAGGAAGTAATGAAAGATTCCACAGTGAAGAGACTTAAAGATCAACTGTTTGTCGCCAGAGCTTATTATCCGAGCATTGCAAAACTTCAGGGGCAGGAGAAACTAACATATGAGCTGAAGCAGCACATTCAAGAACATGAGCGGATGCTTAGTGAAGCCATTTCAGATGCTGATCTTCTGCCAGT TGTCGACAAAAAGATACAGAGAATGGATGAGATTATTGCAAAAGCCAAATCATGCGCTGTAGACTGCCATAATATTGACAAGAAACTCAGACAGTTAGTTGATCTCACAGAAGATGAAGCACATTTCCATATGAAGCAGAGTGCATTTCTCTATCACCTCGGTGTTCAAACCATGCACAAAAGTCTGCACTGCTTGTCAATGAGACTGACTGTAGAATATTTCAAGTCTTCATCTGTGGATATGGAGCTGCCAGATGCTGACAAGCTTGAAAACCCCAACTTCCACCACTATGTTATCTTTTCTCTTAACGTGCTTGCAGCTTCTGTCACTATTAATTCCACTGTGATGAATTCTGAG GAATCTGAAAATCTTATCTTCCATTTGGTCACCGATAGGCAGAATTTTTATGCATGCAAGCATTGGTTTGTGAGAAACCGTTACAAAGAAGCTACGGTTCATGTTCTTAATTTTGACGATCTAAAAACTGAACATTTGAACAATCTAGGCATCCAACAACTATCTCCATCTGAGGAATTTCGTGTTTCAATTCGTAATACTGCTCGCCAATCGCCTATGCTGATGAGAACTGAATACATCTCGGTTTTTGGTCACTCACACTTTCTTCTGGCTGACATATTCTCGAATCTGAATAAAGTGGTTGTTTTGGATGATGATGTGTTGGTCAAGAAAGACTTGTCATTCTTGTGGAACCTTGATTTGCAAGGAAAAGTGATTGGTGCAGTTCAATATTGTCGAGTCAGATTACGCCAACTCGGAGCTTACTTGGGTGGATTAAAACATGATGCTAATTCTTGTGCCTGGATGTCTGGATTGAATGTTGTTGATTTGGAGAAGTGGAGGGACCGCAAGGTTACTGAAGTTTACCATGGGCTCCACCGGAAG TTTCACAATGGTAGCGAAGCATCGTGGAGAGCTGCTACACTTCCCACAACCTTTCTTGCATTTCAAGATCTAATTTATCCTCTACAAAATAGCTTAGTTCAGTCAGGTCTCGGTCACAACTACGGAGTTACTCACGGCGCACTAAAGAATGCTGCTGCTCTTCATTATAACGGCAACATGAAGCCTTGGCTCGAACTTGGTATACCGAAATACAAGAAGTATTGGAAGAAATATCTTACCCGGGAGGAGCAGTTCATGAGCGGTTGCAATGTGAACCCTTAG